The window ACAGAGGTCTATCGCTGGCGCTGCATTACCTTTATCAATTTATGTACACATCCCATTTTGTGAATCGCTTTGCTTCTTTTGCGCATGCAATAAGATTGTGACTAAACACCATGAGCGCAGTGCAGAGTACTTACGCTACTTAAACCGCGAAATCGATTTGCACATGGAACATTTAGGGACTAAAAAAGGTTCCGTGCATACCATTTCACAATTGCATTTAGGTGGCGGCACACCCACATTCTTCTCGGACGACGAGTTGACTGAACTGATGAATATGCTGAAGCGAAACTTTTTTTTTACGCCAAATGGTGAATATTCAATCGAAGTTGATCCACGCACTGTCAACGAGCAACGCTTGAAACATTTAGCCGAATTAGGTTTTAACCGCTTGAGTTTTGGCGTACAAGATTTTGACCCAGAAGTGCAAAAAGCGGTGCATCGCATTCAGCCTGCAGAACAAGTGTTTTCTTTGGTTGAAGCCGCACGTCGCTTGAAATTTGATTCTATCAATGTAGATTTAATCTACGGGCTACCAATGCAAACGCCAGAATCATTTACTCGTACTTTAAATCAAATCGTAGAGCTTAGGCCGAATAGAATAGCGCTATACGGCTACGCGCACTTGCCAGAGAGATTCAAACCACAGCGCCGTATCAGTGAATATGAATTACCAGCAGCGCCAGATAAAATCGCCATGCTATCAAATGCCTTAAAAGCATTTATTGAGGATGGTTATGTGTATGTTGGCATGGATCATTTTGCCTTACCAGACGATGATTTAGCCATTGCAAAACGACAAGGCAGGTTGCACCGTAATTTCCAAGGTTATAGCACACAACCAGATTGTGATTTAATCAGCTTAGGCGTTTCAGCAATAGGTCGCGTTGGGGCTACGTATAGCCAGAACGCGAAAACGATTGAAGAGTATTATGACTACCTTAATCAAGGTCGCTTCCCTGTCGTTCGCGGATTAGCATTATCTAGAGATGATTTAATACGCCGGGCGGTGATTATGGCCATTATGTGCCAAGGTGCATTGCAATATGAATCGATTGAGCTTGCCTATGTGATTGACTTCAAAACTTACTTCGCAAATGAGCTGACATTATTAAAAGAGCAGCAAGCCATAGGCATGGTAGAGCTCGAAGATGGAGGCTTACAGGTAACCGATACTGGTTGGTTCTTTGTGCGAGCAATTGCCATGCTATTTGATAAGTACTTACAAACTGACCGTAATCGGGCACGCTTCTCAAAAATTATTTAAGTTAACATCTATAAAAATAGCCGATAGAAATTTCTATCGGCTATTTTTTGTCTGAATTTTAAGTATTTAAAATATGTTGCACAAAAAAAAGCCCCTACCGCGAACGATAGAGGCAAAGGTGGAACCTTAAAATCTTTATATTAAATACTTATTCTTAGAATTTTTTACCGATACCAATACCAAACACCCATGGATTAATATCTAAGTCATCGATTTTTGTCCAAGCTCCGCCCACTAGCGCCTCAACGTCGGTATTCATTGTGACGTATTTAACATCAGCATTAATTAACCAACCATCTTT is drawn from Methylotenera versatilis 301 and contains these coding sequences:
- the hemN gene encoding oxygen-independent coproporphyrinogen III oxidase; the encoded protein is MISIVSAANTSYIMPGVTTDMLQKYDVSGPRYTSYPTADRFVEAFTEDAYKLALEQRSIAGAALPLSIYVHIPFCESLCFFCACNKIVTKHHERSAEYLRYLNREIDLHMEHLGTKKGSVHTISQLHLGGGTPTFFSDDELTELMNMLKRNFFFTPNGEYSIEVDPRTVNEQRLKHLAELGFNRLSFGVQDFDPEVQKAVHRIQPAEQVFSLVEAARRLKFDSINVDLIYGLPMQTPESFTRTLNQIVELRPNRIALYGYAHLPERFKPQRRISEYELPAAPDKIAMLSNALKAFIEDGYVYVGMDHFALPDDDLAIAKRQGRLHRNFQGYSTQPDCDLISLGVSAIGRVGATYSQNAKTIEEYYDYLNQGRFPVVRGLALSRDDLIRRAVIMAIMCQGALQYESIELAYVIDFKTYFANELTLLKEQQAIGMVELEDGGLQVTDTGWFFVRAIAMLFDKYLQTDRNRARFSKII